The Maylandia zebra isolate NMK-2024a linkage group LG7, Mzebra_GT3a, whole genome shotgun sequence genome contains a region encoding:
- the malt3 gene encoding mucosa-associated lymphoid tissue lymphoma translocation protein 1, producing the protein MTGSFPKHTMISEIVIVRHPVSVCVPVNHKVTLSVRAQGTGILNYQWFTDGAKKEVPNGTLADLTIRAQQTQLYVCRVNDQYYKCVFSNWVKVKVLDIDKSGLPIDWQGEPHIATNPKPQKIQPGTKLVLQCAAFGVPAPSYQWYRNGQPLLDMKSGTLQIERATAEHSGTYLCSLSNTLGERWTEPVDVDIAQSLVKSDQPPPAALTATDKVALLIGNLNYSNHPALMAPVMDVHELGNLLRQLGFRVVSLLDLTREEMLTAIEKFIHLLDKGVYGLFYYAGHGYEHAGRNYLVSVDAPQPYGTENCVCVQRIMLSMQERQTALSVILLDTCRKWYNQGSLLSAIKPLAPSGNTVYGYATCEDAEAFEVQDGGKSTGIFTKYLNKHILQAEKVTHVLEKVSEDLGRDPLITGKQAVEIKHTLKEPRSLADPVRTTGHTKELHLRDACWRQANELPRKKRLMFLCRVEVEVSFSALYSNVLVAFATVKTTGPHTQDCVVTLSSIPTMEDIFSRSGRSEEMDSLLLMNNVNPDCTLRLCALQKLKESMVIKVDLHYTHRDSKLRQTESQQVDIGKPLVASCKLYRRNHGAAGRTREGAFAKSMGNIASSNPPLHQTGSCRPFTRKAVCAAKIPVTWSNEPEENDENDFSCPH; encoded by the exons ATGACTGGATCCTTCCCCAAGCACACAATGATCAGTG AAATTGTGATAGTGCGTCatcctgtctctgtgtgtgtacctgtgaaCCATAAGGTGACTCTGAGTGTCCGTGCTCAGGGCACGGGCATCCTCAACTACCAATGGTTTACAGATGGTGCAAAAAAAGAA GTACCTAATGGCACTCTAGCTGATCTGACCATCAGAGCTCAACAAACTCAGCTCTATGTGTGCCGAGTGAATGACCAGTACTATAAATGTGTGTTCAGCAACTGGGTGAAGGTCAAGGTGTTGGACATTGATAAATCAG GCTTGCCCATAGACTGGCAAGGTGAGCCTCACATTGCCACCAACCCCAAGCCGCAAAAGATTCAACCAGGTACAAAACTTGTTCTACAATGCGCTGCCTTTGGTGTCCCAGCTCCTTCCTACCAGTGGTACAGAAATGGACAGCCACTGCTGGACATGAAAAGCGGTACACTGCAG ATTGAGCGCGCGACAGCTGAACACAGTGGAACATACCTGTGCTCGCTATCTAACACACTAGGAGAGAGGTGGACTGAGCCCGTCGATGTTGACATTG cacaATCTCTAGTGAAGAGTGATCAACCTCCTCCAGCAGCGCTCACAG CCACTGATAAGGTCGCCTTACTTATTGGCAACTTGAATTACTCCAACCACCCGGCCTTGATGGCACCCGTCATGGATGTTCATGAGCTCGGCAACCTCTTGCGGCAGCTTGGCTTCAGAGTCGTCTCCTTGCTGGATCTGACCAGAGAGGAGATGCTTACTGCTATTGAGAAGTTCATTCATCTCCTTGACAAAGGCGTTTACG GCCTTTTCTACTATGCGGGCCATGGTTATGAGCATGCGGGAAGGAATTACTTGGTGTCCGTCGATGCTCCGCAACCGTACGGAACCGaaaactgtgtctgtgtgcagagGATCATGCTCAGCATGCAGGAAAGGCAGACTGCACTGAGTGTAATCCTGCTGGACACCTGTAGAAAATG GTACAACCAGGGTTCCTTACTATCTGCCATCAAGCCACTGGCACCCAGCGGGAACACAGTTTACGGTTATGCCAC GTGCGAAGATGCTGAAGCATTCGAGGTCCAGGACGGGGGCAAGAGTACTGGGATCTTTACAAAGTACTTGAACAAGCACATCCTGCAAGCTGAGAAAGTCACGCATGTTTTAGAGAAGGTTTCAGAGG ATCTGGGCAGAGATCCTCTAATCACAGGCAAACAGGCGGTGgagatcaaacacacactgaaggAACCACGATCCCTTGCAGATCCAGTTCGAACCACCGGCCACACAAAAGAGCTTCACCTGCGAGATGCCTGCTGGAGACAAGCAAATG AGCTACCACGGAAGAAGCGGCTGATGTTTCTTTGCAGAGTAGAAGTGGAAGTCAGCTTCTCAGCTTTGTACTCTAATGTTCTCGTAGCTTTTGCCACTGTAAAGACCACAGGCCCCCATACCCAGGACTGCGTGGTCACACTAAGCAGTATACCT ACAATGGAAGACATATTTTCCAGGTCTGGCAGGTCAGAGGAGATGGACTCACTACTACTTATGAATAATGTTAACCCAGACTGTACTCTGAGGCTCTGTGCTCTTCAGAAGCTCAAG gagTCTATGGTCATAAAGGTGGATCTACACTATACTCACAGAGACAGTAAACTGCGTCAGACAGAAAGCCAGCAGGTGGACATAGGAAAGCCTCTCGTGGCTTCCTGCAAGCTGTACAGGAGGAATCATGGAGCAGCAGGCAGGACACGAGAAGGCGCTTTTGCTAAAAGCATGGGCAACATCGCTAGCAGCAATCCCCCGCTGCATCAGACTGGGTCATGCCGCCCTTTCACTAGAAAGGCGGTGTGTGCTGCTAAAATTCCTGTTACGTGGAGCAATGAACCTGAAGAGAATGATGAGAACGACTTCAGCTGTCCACATTAA